From the genome of Papaver somniferum cultivar HN1 chromosome 2, ASM357369v1, whole genome shotgun sequence, one region includes:
- the LOC113347690 gene encoding 60S ribosomal protein L18a-like protein yields MDQRQSTHVTDREKGNYVRIRDEDDPRLGLFDKPLPCCGCGIGWCSFLLGFVFPLMWYYATTLYFGNYYRKDPRERAGLAASAIAALVFSIALLITILVLLL; encoded by the exons GGCAATCTACACATGTAACGGACCGTGAAAAAGGGAATTATGTCAGGATTAGGGATGAAGATGACCCTAGACTAGGATTGTTTGACAAACCCCTTCCATGTTGTGGCTGTGGGATTGGGTGGTGTTC GTTTTTGCTTGGATTTGTATTTCCATTAATGTGGTACTATGCTACAACTCTGTACTTTGGAAACTATTATCGCAAGGACCCAAGGGAACGGGCAGGCCTTGCTGCCTCTGCTATTGCT GCGTTGGTATTTTCAATTGCATTGTTGATTACGATACTTGTTCTTTTGCTCTAA